A genomic stretch from Penicillium digitatum chromosome 4, complete sequence includes:
- a CDS encoding Isopropylmalate dehydrogenase produces MSSKKPTTSPTPAMVPDHPSQQLKPGFCALRLENLDQQPSATKRELMVSIAADICATFISIAKYSEDGTLQARHTGVIDNVIQTIRDTDVKQRHLLDRQVHRLRKERKWIRKKYSRLAGQADGLGRAYQTKIQNLRISLRELQAEVARLQKERDMLQACFKKKIIEEGASNEDVDGEFEVDEGEEGHL; encoded by the coding sequence ATGTCATCCAAGAAGCCAACCACCTCACCCACACCAGCGATGGTACCAGACCATCCAAGCCAGCAACTAAAACCAGGATTCTGTGCTCTCCGTCTGGAGAACCTGGACCAACAACCCTCCGCGACAAAACGCGAGCTGATGGTATCAATCGCGGCAGACATCTGCGCAACATTCATCAGCATCGCCAAGTACTCCGAAGACGGCACACTCCAAGCACGGCACACTGGGGTGATTGACAATGTGATCCAGACGATCCGCGACACGGATGTGAAGCAGCGACACTTGCTCGATCGACAAGTACATCGACTGCgcaaagagagaaaatggATCCGGAAGAAGTATTCACGATTGGCAGGCCAGGCAGACGGGCTGGGTCGGGCATATCAGACGAAGATACAGAATTTGAGAATCTCGCTACGAGAGTTACAGGCCGAGGTGGCCCGTCTACAAAAGGAGCGGGATATGCTGCAAGCGTGTTTTaagaagaagatcattgAGGAGGGTGCCTCAAATGAGGATGTCGATGGGGAATTCGAGGTTGATGAAGGGGAGGAGGGACACCTTTGA